A single region of the Brassica rapa cultivar Chiifu-401-42 chromosome A03, CAAS_Brap_v3.01, whole genome shotgun sequence genome encodes:
- the LOC103858633 gene encoding lipid transfer protein EARLI 1 has product MASRNSSSVALFFALNILFFTLTVATDCGCSPSPKPKPVPSPKPPKHVPSPSVPSPSVPSPSVPHPNPMPATPPRTPGSSGNCPIDALKLGVCGNVLSGLLNIQLGQPSAQRCCSVIQGLVDLEAAVCLCTALRANVLGINLNVPISLSVLLNKCNKKVPSGFECT; this is encoded by the coding sequence ATGGCTTCAAGGAACTCGTCCTCTGTTGCTCTTTTCTTCGCCCTCAACATCCTCTTTTTCACCTTAACCGTTGCAACTGATTGTGGTTGCAGCCCAAGTCCCAAACCCAAGCCGGTCCCAAGTCCTAAGCCCCCCAAGCATGTCCCAAGTCCTTCAGTCCCAAGTCCCTCTGTCCCAAGTCCATCGGTCCCACACCCTAATCCTATGCCGGCCACACCTCCGAGGACCCCTGGCTCATCAGGAAACTGTCCAATAGATGCTCTCAAGCTCGGTGTATGTGGAAATGTCCTAAGCGGCCTACTCAACATACAATTGGGTCAGCCATCAGCTCAACGATGCTGCTCGGTTATCCAAGGTTTGGTTGACCTCGAGGCTGCGGTTTGTCTCTGCACTGCTCTTAGGGCTAACGTTCTTGGGATCAACCTTAACGTTCCTATATCTCTCAGCGTTCTTCTCAACAAGTGTAACAAGAAGGTTCCGTCTGGTTTTGAATGCACTTGA